In Treponema primitia ZAS-2, a genomic segment contains:
- a CDS encoding ATP-dependent RNA helicase has protein sequence MKESPGKLLSEKVSPGKQLPAQDLLAKLAETKLPLVPHLGTICDSLNERGIAIVRSDPGSGKSTLVPLALMDSLGSSKAARILMLEPRRAAALSIASRMADILGEEPGEHIGYSVRLRRKVSGQTRVEVLTEGLLVRRLQNDPDLTGVSTVIFDEFHERSVHTDLALALLLDLRRLGSPVRILIMSATMDAEKIAGFIGRFEVGGKVPVIDCPGRVFPVTLEYRPIPERASLGAETAACIRDVLTAETISVVNTKTVSMKNTNNASIDNIKTIKIDNTNNVNINDAKSDSTNTVPGAILAFLPGKREIGDAAAALSAAGLDRNFDILSLHGGLPLDRQRQVLGPVKSGDKRRIILSTNVAETGLTVPGVTLVVDAGYARIGRFHLPTGMNRLVLEPVSRQSADQRAGRAGRLMPGRCIRLWAENTWRPEETVPEILRIDLSGLVLECLLWGVSRPEELPWPDPPPAPAWDQALVLLQDLGAADQALKVTGRGGEMAKLGLEPRLGMLCIAGRDAGKPALGCAAAAILSERPPPDSFGDAEFAGRLKALRTNRNSPWARQVAESARDLLNRLGMGGLPFSWSMEDEADCGELLAAAFPDRLALRQETRKFRFVSGREALVQDAAAGAWANQEWLVAPEVDPGERTGYIRLAAPVSAETALRVLKNRIELEETIQWNGLVPRSVIQRMAGRIILSREQRPSSREAVIGDLPGLLEKQGMSLLPWDEGQGEGRRLLERIRFFMKRINTKFNNNAVDTIANNIVNGNTAKNENAYSIKKTVWDDEALIQEAGEWLGPFIWEGRESGKGAIIDGGGLVRALETRLGWELKRRLDAEVPDLFALPKGRKRPIDYSSGEPMLSLRLQDAFGIRGAPQILGLPVVFCLLSPAGRPIQTTRDLPGFWQGSYADVRKEMRGRYPKHNWPEPGALM, from the coding sequence TTGAAAGAAAGCCCGGGGAAACTGCTTTCAGAAAAGGTGTCCCCGGGTAAGCAGCTTCCTGCACAGGATCTTCTGGCCAAGCTTGCCGAAACGAAGCTTCCCCTGGTTCCCCACCTTGGGACAATCTGTGATTCCTTGAATGAAAGGGGCATAGCAATAGTACGCTCGGACCCCGGAAGCGGCAAATCTACCCTGGTACCACTTGCCCTGATGGATAGCCTGGGGAGCAGTAAAGCTGCGCGTATACTCATGCTGGAACCCCGGCGGGCCGCTGCCTTAAGCATTGCCTCCCGGATGGCGGATATCCTGGGGGAGGAACCGGGTGAACATATCGGCTATTCCGTGCGGCTCAGGAGGAAAGTTTCCGGGCAAACCAGGGTGGAGGTACTCACCGAAGGGCTCCTGGTCAGGCGTCTCCAGAACGACCCGGACCTCACGGGGGTTTCCACGGTCATCTTTGACGAGTTCCACGAGCGTTCTGTTCACACGGACCTTGCGCTTGCCCTGCTTCTGGACCTCAGGCGCTTGGGTTCCCCGGTACGGATTCTTATCATGTCCGCCACCATGGACGCAGAAAAAATAGCCGGTTTTATCGGCCGGTTTGAGGTGGGTGGGAAAGTTCCGGTGATAGACTGTCCCGGCCGGGTCTTTCCGGTGACCCTGGAATACCGGCCCATACCTGAAAGGGCGTCTCTGGGTGCGGAAACCGCTGCCTGTATCCGGGATGTACTTACTGCAGAGACGATTTCTGTAGTAAATACAAAAACTGTTAGTATGAAAAACACAAATAATGCTAGTATAGATAACATAAAAACTATTAAAATAGATAACACGAATAATGTTAATATAAATGATGCTAAAAGCGATAGCACAAATACTGTCCCCGGTGCCATTCTGGCTTTCCTGCCGGGTAAGCGGGAAATAGGGGATGCTGCGGCGGCCCTGTCTGCTGCGGGACTTGACCGGAACTTTGACATATTAAGCCTTCATGGGGGACTGCCCCTGGACCGGCAGCGTCAGGTTCTGGGGCCGGTAAAAAGCGGGGATAAGCGGCGGATCATCCTGTCCACCAATGTTGCCGAAACCGGCCTTACCGTGCCGGGGGTTACCCTGGTGGTGGATGCTGGGTATGCCCGTATAGGCCGCTTTCATCTGCCCACAGGTATGAATCGGCTTGTTTTGGAACCTGTGAGCCGGCAATCCGCAGATCAGCGGGCGGGTAGGGCGGGGCGTCTCATGCCGGGCCGCTGTATTCGCCTGTGGGCGGAAAATACCTGGCGTCCCGAAGAGACGGTCCCGGAAATTCTGCGCATCGATCTTTCCGGCCTGGTTCTGGAATGCCTTCTTTGGGGGGTAAGCCGGCCTGAGGAATTGCCCTGGCCGGATCCGCCTCCAGCCCCTGCTTGGGATCAAGCGTTAGTATTACTGCAGGACCTGGGAGCGGCGGATCAGGCGTTAAAGGTTACCGGGCGGGGCGGGGAAATGGCAAAACTGGGCTTGGAACCCCGGCTGGGTATGCTCTGCATTGCCGGCAGGGATGCGGGGAAACCCGCCCTGGGATGCGCTGCCGCAGCAATACTTTCCGAACGGCCGCCCCCGGACAGTTTTGGTGATGCCGAATTTGCCGGCCGCCTGAAGGCCCTTCGTACCAATCGTAATTCACCCTGGGCCCGTCAGGTCGCCGAATCCGCCCGGGACCTCCTGAACCGCCTTGGCATGGGCGGTCTCCCCTTTTCCTGGAGCATGGAGGATGAGGCGGACTGCGGCGAACTTTTAGCCGCCGCTTTTCCGGACCGGCTTGCCCTCAGGCAGGAGACGAGAAAATTCCGCTTTGTTTCCGGGAGGGAGGCCCTGGTTCAGGATGCTGCGGCCGGCGCGTGGGCCAACCAGGAATGGCTTGTTGCCCCTGAGGTTGATCCCGGAGAACGGACCGGCTACATCAGGCTTGCGGCGCCTGTTTCGGCGGAAACCGCCCTTAGGGTTCTGAAAAACCGTATCGAACTTGAGGAGACCATCCAGTGGAACGGTTTGGTTCCCCGGTCGGTGATCCAACGTATGGCAGGACGGATCATCCTTTCCCGGGAACAGCGGCCAAGCAGCCGTGAGGCCGTCATAGGGGACCTTCCCGGCCTGTTGGAAAAACAGGGTATGAGCTTGCTCCCCTGGGATGAGGGCCAGGGGGAAGGCCGGCGGCTTCTGGAACGGATACGGTTTTTTATGAAACGCATTAATACTAAATTCAATAATAATGCTGTAGATACTATTGCTAATAATATAGTGAATGGTAATACTGCGAAAAATGAGAATGCTTATTCCATTAAAAAGACAGTATGGGATGACGAAGCCCTGATTCAGGAGGCCGGTGAATGGCTGGGGCCCTTTATTTGGGAAGGCCGGGAAAGCGGGAAGGGGGCTATCATAGACGGCGGCGGCCTTGTCCGGGCCCTGGAAACCCGGCTCGGCTGGGAATTAAAGCGGCGTCTGGACGCGGAAGTTCCCGATTTGTTTGCGCTGCCTAAGGGCAGGAAACGGCCCATTGACTATAGTTCCGGTGAACCGATGCTGTCCCTCCGTCTCCAGGACGCCTTCGGCATAAGGGGCGCACCACAAATACTGGGCCTTCCGGTAGTTTTTTGCCTGCTCTCTCCTGCCGGTCGGCCCATACAGACCACCCGGGATTTGCCGGGTTTCTGGCAGGGCTCCTACGCAGATGTCCGCAAGGAAATGCGGGGCCGCTATCCCAAACACAACTGGCCCGAGCCGGGGGCGCTAATGTAG
- the ligA gene encoding NAD-dependent DNA ligase LigA gives MTRKDDRAAALERLIKGYQDSYYNGEAEISDAEFDALWDELKGLKPDSAVLLRVGEDNIDGFPKARHLIPMGSQEKAANPLEFRAWAEKMAPPSFVVQYKLDGASLELQYEKGKLLRAITRGDGVIGDEITRNARRMSGVAAELDIPFSGGIRGEVVMTHQVWREKYADKANCRNAANGLMRRKDGVGCEDLSLIAYDAAAKDDDSYFTDELSKIAWLKDRGFSVTETREFATAEDVIVYREKIAEERKGLSVDIDGLVIKDPRTDMTDLRRARPEMQIAFKFDLEVAVSVLREVVWSKSGATYTPIGIVDPVRLAGTTVQRANLNNPDMIRGMGLKIGSPVRVVKRGEIIPKIEGLAPALPAGNDAVEETDISFPVECETCGTELVDIGTRLYCPNLGCPKRLLHRLEKWVSVLDIRELGEKLIYQLFETERVRQISELYTLETAELSELERMGEQSAAKVVRHIRTKRDLSLAAFIAGFDFDGVGETIMEKVTAAGFDTLEKIRSASVEKLAEVYGLGEITARTIVEGLADTGEEMDRILANGVISIAAPPRAEDQPLQGCSFCFTGELSSMKRNQAEEKVKTLGGSSKSSVVKDLSFLVTNDPGSGSAKNAKARSLGIPIIDEEGFLAILADPAKVKAYSPAGGVGALQGELF, from the coding sequence ATGACAAGAAAAGATGACAGGGCCGCTGCTCTGGAAAGATTGATTAAAGGGTATCAGGATTCCTACTACAATGGGGAAGCTGAGATATCAGACGCCGAATTTGATGCCCTTTGGGACGAATTAAAAGGCCTGAAACCGGATAGCGCAGTTTTACTGCGGGTTGGAGAAGACAATATTGACGGGTTCCCCAAAGCCCGGCATCTGATTCCCATGGGCAGCCAGGAGAAGGCTGCAAACCCCCTTGAATTCCGGGCCTGGGCTGAAAAAATGGCTCCCCCTTCCTTTGTGGTGCAGTATAAACTGGATGGGGCAAGCCTTGAACTTCAGTATGAAAAAGGAAAACTCCTGCGGGCAATTACCCGGGGTGACGGGGTGATTGGGGACGAAATTACCCGGAACGCCCGGCGTATGTCCGGGGTTGCGGCGGAACTGGATATCCCCTTTTCAGGCGGCATCAGGGGAGAGGTGGTGATGACCCACCAGGTCTGGCGGGAAAAGTACGCCGACAAGGCCAACTGCCGGAATGCCGCCAACGGGCTCATGCGCCGCAAGGATGGTGTGGGCTGCGAGGACCTTTCCCTCATTGCCTATGACGCCGCCGCAAAGGATGATGACAGTTATTTTACCGATGAACTTTCCAAAATAGCCTGGCTTAAGGACCGGGGCTTTTCGGTAACCGAAACCCGGGAATTTGCCACTGCAGAGGATGTGATAGTTTACCGGGAAAAAATAGCCGAGGAACGGAAGGGCCTTTCTGTGGACATCGACGGGCTGGTGATAAAGGACCCCCGCACGGACATGACCGATCTCCGGCGCGCCAGGCCGGAAATGCAGATTGCCTTCAAGTTTGATCTGGAGGTGGCGGTAAGTGTACTGCGGGAAGTGGTTTGGAGCAAATCCGGCGCCACCTATACCCCCATCGGCATTGTAGACCCGGTGCGGCTTGCGGGGACCACGGTCCAGCGGGCCAACCTCAACAACCCCGACATGATCCGGGGTATGGGGCTGAAGATTGGTTCTCCGGTGCGGGTGGTAAAGCGGGGGGAGATCATCCCCAAGATTGAAGGGCTTGCCCCGGCCTTGCCTGCGGGCAATGATGCTGTTGAAGAAACGGATATCAGCTTTCCTGTTGAGTGTGAAACCTGCGGCACAGAACTGGTGGATATCGGTACCCGGCTTTACTGTCCCAACCTTGGGTGCCCCAAGCGGCTCCTTCACCGGCTTGAAAAGTGGGTTTCGGTTTTGGATATCCGTGAGTTGGGGGAAAAGTTGATTTACCAGCTCTTTGAAACGGAACGGGTCCGCCAAATTTCGGAACTCTATACTCTGGAAACGGCGGAACTTTCTGAATTGGAACGCATGGGTGAACAGTCTGCTGCCAAGGTGGTCCGCCATATCAGGACCAAGCGGGACTTGTCCCTGGCTGCCTTTATTGCAGGGTTTGACTTTGACGGGGTGGGGGAGACCATCATGGAGAAAGTTACCGCCGCAGGGTTTGACACCCTGGAAAAAATACGTTCAGCTTCGGTAGAAAAACTGGCCGAAGTTTATGGTCTGGGAGAAATCACTGCCCGCACCATTGTTGAGGGTCTTGCGGATACCGGGGAAGAAATGGATAGGATACTTGCCAATGGGGTCATCAGTATTGCTGCGCCACCCAGGGCAGAAGATCAGCCTTTGCAGGGTTGCTCCTTCTGTTTTACCGGGGAGCTCAGTTCCATGAAACGGAACCAGGCTGAGGAAAAGGTCAAAACCCTGGGAGGCTCCTCCAAATCATCGGTGGTAAAAGACCTTTCCTTCCTGGTGACCAATGATCCCGGCTCAGGTTCCGCCAAAAATGCCAAAGCCCGCAGCCTGGGTATCCCCATCATTGACGAGGAAGGCTTTTTAGCCATACTGGCTGACCCGGCGAAGGTGAAGGCCTACAGCCCGGCAGGCGGCGTAGGCGCACTACAGGGGGAACTTTTTTGA